A region of the Sander vitreus isolate 19-12246 chromosome 1, sanVit1, whole genome shotgun sequence genome:
GAGCCCgcttcagaaagagaggtaacttaacctcagagtcagttactatggtaacagagtctgtgaacctaacctggtcagaagcaggttttcttcaataagaACTTTTTGCGGTAGTTCATGTGCTGAACTCTTGAGTGAACATACTCTGAGTTGGTTGAACCAActgaaatcagctgttctggaaccgaaaactcagtttcccccACCTCAGGGGAAATCAACTGAGTTCAGGGTTGGACTCAGAGTTTGTCacacctccttcctgaaacaggTCCCAGATCCACATCTCCAGATGAACATGCTGAGAAAACCTTATTTGAACCTCTTAAATTGCAGATTACTGGGCTGCATATTTATTCTCTTTGGATTGTGAGATTTTATGTTCAATCTCCAAATTGCTCTTGTGACTAGATCTTCCTAAACTAAACGGTTTGTATttaccctacaggacaaatTGACACGGAGAGGtttaaagtttattttgaaagccTTTTTTTATACACATCTACATATTTACAAAAACTTTAATTCAACAAGCATCCAACAGAATCTTAACTTCGAAGGGGGATTTCTGAACCAAACTCACACACCCACAACACAACTTGCGTCACGCTTTCACATTATGCAAAAACCTAACACGCACACAAatatacctacacacacacaaaacgcacCCTAAATTGCAACCACACACGGCCCAAGACGTCTTTATAACAGAAGTGTTAACAGCACAGAGCATACAAGGCATATCACACTAGTGtgcaacattaacacacacacacacacaaacacccacacacatgggacaaacacccacacacaaattcactccaccacagtttaaaaaaaaaaaaaaaaaaaaagacactggaTCCTTCTGGAATGACACCTACTCCTTCACCATCTGTGTAGGAGAGCGGAGGATGATTTCACTCTAAAAGAGGTTTAGCGATGTATGGTAACAACGGGGGTGTTAAGAACAGGATGCTCTCAGtacatttttgtctttggtCAAATTTCATAACACATAAAATTGCTACACTTTAAGATGGGATTTCTTGAAGTTCATTTACCTCAAACATACATTTGTGGTTATTATTAGCCATTGCAGCTGTTGTTTCCCCTCCACTCTCGCCTACACAGAGGAATATGGAGTATGGTGATCATTTGTGTTTAGTGCATTGGGAAGATCCACTGACAGGCATGGGGGGGCAGTGTAAGGGATAGATCAATCGGAATGATATTTgtctccatcatcatcatcctcattgTCATCTTCACCGCGGGATTCAAGCTCGTGCAGCACTTCCCTCTGGTAGCGGCCCCAGCTCCTCTGGCTGTACGAGTGCTCCTCCTCCCAGTAACCTGCAGACGTGACAGGAGACAGAGGCCAGTCAAtcacaccacacatacacaaagatgGTTTCTACCAGCTGGGACCGATTCCTAGTCTTTGACGGTCAGGCAGACTTAATAAACCTCACAGGTGAGTTACACTAAGGGCTGGGCTATCGCCTATCACTATCGTGATATGATACtagatatcacgatatccaaaatataAGActatatgacataagtgttgtctttacctggttttacaggctgcattacagtaaagtgatgtcattttctgaacttggCCTTTACCatcttagtcattatatccacattactgatgaatatttatcacaaatctcattgtgtgaatattttgtgaaagcaccaattttCAAGCCTACAATATCTTCGCAACATGGACATCAATGCCAACTGCTGCATGTTCTTCCATCAAAACAAATGTGGGCAGCAGCCAGCAGCGTTTATAGGTAGGGACGTTTGATGTAGGACATCCATGGGACATACCATAGATGGTAATGTGTGTGCAACATGGAGCGTATAGCCTACAGAGGGGATGTTTGAAAAATGACTGGATCTTAAGACTTCAGATTGCACAGGACTTGACCTAAGCAACGGCCCAATTGCCTGGGGTGAGTAAAAAGTACGCTGCACATGTTTGGCCAGCTGCTGGCCTGTTTGGGCCGGTGACCGTGTTTCTGCCAATCACGGTCACGAGTcagtttggaggatttggtttcaaatctgatcatgggttccaaatttaacatgcgcaagtttacACAATCATTTCCTAATCAACACTTAATAACAGATAGCTGGGTAAACATGGCTGGGAAATATTCCCGTTACTACACCGTGTGCCCTAGAAGGAAACCCACTTGGCTGTTAGACTACAACACTGATTTTAGAACTaaaaacacaatatatacacCAGAACCCTATTATAAAGGGTATCATTGCTCTCTTTTTAACCACACTACACAATACCAACTCATGACAATCCTGGACATTGGACTTTTTTAGTTTTCCATTCTAATAAAAAGTTcttggtacctgccaacaggtacttcatttagtaccacctccgtcaaagttccaagtgagctgaggcgataccaaaaggtgtcGGAGAGAaccgtcactaatcactgcgtcatcattgctagcgacagacgggggtgtcctgaacaaactcgccatttttaaatagtttagccagctgtgttttttttgctgcctccagcttcttttgaaactattcttggcaacaacacaccttcgacattctgtgtgtgtcgcgttaggtcacggcagtttcctgcggcgtcgctatgacgaccagccacactCGCCTCacacatgaggcggtactaaatctgcaacgGGAAAAGGAGGATGGGGCAACGCGGCCGAGCCGaacagagctggtactagcagtgggtaagtaGTAGCAGTGAAAAAACCCAAAGTCcagtccaacagaaaacactgttcacaaactgctccaaacagctctgttgtagtccagcctttacttcagagacaaacgtggtcactttggaacacacgctataatgctcgcctagctgctagcatggcacacccccatactctgcttctgactggctagtagtccttacctaggtactgtcaggacacgccctcatactctgcttctgactggctagtagtccttacctagctactgtcagggcacgacctcatactctgcttctgactggctagtagtccttacctaggtactgtcagggcacgccctcatactctgcttctgactggctagtagtccttacctaggtactgtcagggcacgccctcatactctgcttctgactggctagtagtccttacctaggtactgtcagggcacgccctcatactctgcttctgactggctagtagtccttacctaggtactgagcatgtgcgactcccaacaaagatggaacagaagtaagatgcctcactctgtagctaaaacagagagctcaacacacagggtgaaaagaggagctgcagcaatgtgcagtacaacaaaaatgttttttttttttttattaaaccatataaacctattctggtacaacctctaaatacaattatgaacctgaagatgagcatattatgagcactttaagatccCCTTTCGTCAATGTAACCAcagaaaaaataagaaatgtcGAGCTCATTCAAGACATGAACAAACACCGTTCTCTCCATACACTTTTGTTGAAAATGGAAATGAGGGCTTTGGTAAGATTGGGTTGACAAAGAGCCCACGTACAAACCTACACAGACTTCATGAATACGTACCACCGTAGCGCTCCTCTCGGTCGCTGTCTGCATCGCTCCCCTCGTCCGGGTAGTCGTTCCTCCAGTTGCCTTCCTCGTTTTCATCGTCCTCGTCTTCATACACCTCCTCTTCATGAACCACGACGTCAGGCACCTGGGAAACACAACAGGCCGTTTATCTGAAAGCCTCCATGCTCTTGATTCATCATAAAGaaattgtaatttaaaaataaatattatatatatatatatatatatatatatatatatatatatatatatatatatatatatatatatatatatatataaataataagcTTCATGGTTTAAGCCATAAACTTGAATTAACACTTTTAGACAATCACTTTGTACAgagtactttaaaatgttagatAATGTTATAAATGTTTTTGAAGTTCCTTGTTGTGGATGTTTTtgggcaaaacaaaaaaaaacacgtgaATGCAAATTTCTTTAGACCATTTTTCCATGTGGTGGTCTCATCTGCATTTGTCCTATTTATTGCcattattgttgtattgttgaaTGTTATCCGTTTCATTAGATTTTAATTATGGATCTTGTTTTTgctgtacagcactttgtaaCTTGGTTTTGAAAACTGCTATAAAAAGGAGTTATTATCTGCCTCACTACAACATGTGGCTGACTGGCCTCGAGCAGCGTTTGATCCCGGGCCACTGCTTtgagttaaagtgcccatattatgagaaaaaaaaaaagccacttttTCTGGGGTTTGGGgagtttttgtgtctctggtgcttccacacgcatacaaactttgaaaaaccatccatgctgttttgagtgagatacggtttctgaatgtgtcctgccttcagtctccgggtcagctggtcaaaatctgcacggctttctacgtcactagccaaaacgagggggctaacggttagcatgctagctcgttaccaatggcaaaacactgctacaacacacacaaattcaccctaatctactaaataaattgtatagaactactgacatgtccctgttctgcaggtattctacgcaaagttggaagtgcgccctcgtttagaagaagtctcccggctaatcctgccttgtacaggccgaagttggagctAGCTCAAGCAatccttatctagctactgagcatgtgcgactgacagaGATGTTACCGAAgttaagaggtctcactctaacTAAAACAGAAATCTGATGGCGTGtgaaaggaggagctgcagcaatgtgcagtaaaacaaaaatggtgttttttgaaaattaaaccatgtaaacctattctggtacaacctcaaaatacaattatgaacctgaaaatgggaataatatggccactttaagaaaGCTAGAAGCTAGACAGCAGGGGCAGCATGTACAGGTAGGCCAAGATCAGCAGCATGTCAGCTGACCCACGACGATTCATCCACATAACTATTCCACAGGCAGTTAGAACATTAAGGAAATGTCTACTCTCTACTGCGCCCACGtcttcattcactcactcagaGTTCAGCATTCATTCATctgtccgtccatccatccacacacaccaGTTCTCCCTCATCGGTGTAGGCCCTGACAGACAGGATGTCCTGGATCCAGCCCGGTGCGACCATTTCCTGGTAGTAGAGATCGTAGACGTAGTCGTCGTCCTGCTCCCGATGCTCCTCCCCCAGTCTCTCTCCGGTGATGCTCAGGCGCTCCCGCAGCATCTTGGTGCTGTTACACAGGATCACTTCTGGGTCTGAGGACAGcgtctttacaaaaaaaacagagcgaGAGAACAAACAGCAGCCTTAGCAATGTCGACTATAGCCTTCAACTATAACCTCCAACACATTAACAAAAGACAGTTAACACACTACACAATAAGGAGCACACAACTGAAAACAAATGTGTACCTTATGTCACAAGCACACAGATCTATTTGTTGTATTCAAACAGTATTTCACTTAAAGtcgctatagtgcgtagtttctgtcacccccatgaggaattctaagtaatgacaacactgtcagcgcatccacatgatacaagccccTGATACaattttctgaacatagtcatactgagaaatccagagagagctgtgtggagctgattagctttgtagcaactcatttggcaatggtttgaatgtaacagacgtttattaatatcaaaaagttacgcactaaagctttaacatgcCATCAAATATTTACTGTTAACCCTTTGGTAACACTCAATGCATTTGcgcgtgcgtttgtgtgtgtgggagatggGAGTACCGCCAGCAACCTAAAAGGACATGTCATAAATGCAGTGTTGTGGACAGCTTGAAGAAAGCTGCTGCACCATCTTCAGCATATTATAAGTGCTTGAGTGTTCTCGAGGAATCTCTTAATAACCAGTAGGAAGATTTCCTGATACCTGTACCAATACAGATTCACTGTACTATTCCAAAAACCATGTTGCTTCTGAGCACTGCTATcaataaccccccccccttttctttacaaattaggacattttattttgtcaggATGGAAATTATATTGTTAGAATTTTATCAATACAAATACTCGTCTCAATACTGCTCTTCTGTTTTAATTTCTGTGAACGAAAAGAAGAAATTACTTCGCAGGTTCTACTGGTACAGAAGGAGGGGAGAAGGTTATTTTAGCCTTACAGTCTGCACAAAGCTGCCAAATTTAAAGACACGTGACTGAGAAAGCAAAACTGTTAAGATACAGTAAGCTTTCGTTTTACTTTCTTCATAGCAATGTTCCTTATGGCTTGGGAAAACATACTGGCTACGGCTGAAGATGGGACCGGGGGATAACTGTGGGCAAGTTGTCAAATTTCTGCATATTTATGTAAGGCTTGTTCACCAGGTTGATAGGTATAATACCGTCAACCACACTGGTGGTACACAAGCAAATAATGCTTATGCATATAATgcataacatgagcactttTAATTGACTCATCAAttaaaagtgctcatattatgctttttggcctttttccCCTTATTTTTtctgcacgttataggtttacaaagtgaaaaagcccaaagtccaccccaaagggacttaccatctccaacagaaaacactgttcacaaactgctccaaacagctctattgtagtccagcctttacttcagagacaaacgtggtcactttggaacacacgttataatgctcgcctagctgctagcatggcacgccctcatactctgcttctgactggctagtagtccttacctaggtactgagtgactccaacaaagatggaacagaagtgagatgtctcactctgtagctaaaacagagagctcaacacacagggtgaaaagaggagctgcagcaatgtgcagtacaacaaatatggtgtcttttgaaaatgaaaccacataaacctattctggtacaacctctaaatacaattatgaacctgaagatgaccataatatgagcattttaaagaaaaatttAACCACACTTTAGAGTGCTTTTTATTCTCTCGGCCATATTAAATTTGTTTTACACCGTTgactgttattttttatttattaataaaggAATGTATCCATGATGTGTTTGTGAAACAAGTGAAGCAGGCGATAAACTATATCATTCGCAACTCACCTTGCTAGACTTGTCCTGGTCCTCTACATCCTCATGCAGGAGATCAACCACCTGGATTGCACCGAGACCCAAACATTTGTCCTGCTCTTTCCCAGTGTCCTCCACACCATCAGAAGCTTCCGTCTGGTTGGTTTGCTGCTCGGCTGGGCTGGACAGCCCTGTACGGTGGCTGGAGAGGATTCTGTAGCGTTCCTCCCTCCGGGTGCTCCACTTTGTGCTCCGGAGGTCCCCAATGATCCGTTGGGAACTGGCCGCAGAGGGGCGCAGTGCGTGGGCCATGCGAGGCCGAGCCAAAGCCTGTCGCACCTGTGTCTGAACAGGAGCATCCTGGTGATGAGATGACAAAAAGTGAGTTTTATTTACAGAGCTCGAACATTGAAAGGCGAAGACATTTAGCATTACTACCTAGCTAGAAGTAGAAGGAAATTAAGCAGGTACTAACATCTTACCACCCAAACACCGGTCAGCATGTGACCATTTCAGTAAAAGGCAgggaaaaaaagtcaacttAACGTGTAATAACATTACATCGATGTTTAGCAGCTAAACTGACGTTATGATCAACATCAACAAAATGAGCAAACCATTGTACACACTAACGTTAATGCAATTTGGGTCTGATGTGACGTTACGGCTAATGTCGGCTAACAACGTTGGCTAAACGGA
Encoded here:
- the slc7a6os gene encoding putative RNA polymerase II nuclear localization protein SLC7A6OS — protein: MDPNTTILRVKRKRGTDPADALLLACKRIRPETSQGSGETVPEPNEAEVENSVFKLVATVATQDAPVQTQVRQALARPRMAHALRPSAASSQRIIGDLRSTKWSTRREERYRILSSHRTGLSSPAEQQTNQTEASDGVEDTGKEQDKCLGLGAIQVVDLLHEDVEDQDKSSKTLSSDPEVILCNSTKMLRERLSITGERLGEEHREQDDDYVYDLYYQEMVAPGWIQDILSVRAYTDEGELVPDVVVHEEEVYEDEDDENEEGNWRNDYPDEGSDADSDREERYGGYWEEEHSYSQRSWGRYQREVLHELESRGEDDNEDDDDGDKYHSD